In Zingiber officinale cultivar Zhangliang chromosome 1A, Zo_v1.1, whole genome shotgun sequence, a genomic segment contains:
- the LOC122038813 gene encoding RING-H2 finger protein ATL52-like, which translates to MALYLRILSDETKADNEPEVPPPPPSLSSFDYQHNRLFSNVLLIGAALFSSALLLSIIYYAVLRRRRCPSLAAADLSVGGNQDDGSSSGEGDPLHHVWYIRTEGLEESTISSISVAEYRAGDGHLESASTCSVCLGEFCDGDRVRLLPKCAHAFHVPCIDTWLRAHVNCPLCRALIVGPQGEPALSGLDPSTTTSRNSMGSVSVSSGVAGRHVGNPLLDEQQNGGSQNSIDVVTPVNPFGEFDSVPQSSSSQEKIDMGANSLQPVTRSVSMDTPLMNSLAVRIEPGQAIFDKDGKDANFIGGSAGKGTSFKELANQKDPSDIERSVSTNGRGFFFSRHGRVARIHSMHI; encoded by the coding sequence ATGGCTCTCTACCTTCGGATCCTTTCCGATGAGACTAAGGCCGACAACGAGCCGGAAGTCCCTCCTCCTCCCCCTTCCCTTTCCAGCTTCGATTATCAACACAACCGCCTCTTCTCCAACGTCCTCCTGATCGGCGCCGCCTTATTTTCTTCGGCCCTCCTCCTTTCCATCATCTACTACGCCGTactccgccgccgccgctgcccCTCACTCGCTGCTGccgacttaagcgtcggaggcaATCAAGACGATGGATCGTCGTCGGGAGAAGGGGATCCGCTCCATCACGTGTGGTACATCCGGACAGAAGGCCTCGAGGAGTCAACCATCAGCTCAATATCCGTGGCGGAGTACCGCGCCGGCGACGGCCACCTTGAAAGCGCCTCCACTTGCTCCGTGTGCCTTGGCGAGTTCTGCGACGGGGATCGCGTCCGCCTGCTCCCTAAGTGCGCCCACGCGTTCCACGTCCCCTGCATCGACACCTGGCTCCGGGCTCACGTCAATTGTCCCCTCTGCCGGGCTCTCATCGTAGGTCCCCAGGGCGAGCCTGCGCTCTCTGGCCTGGACCCCTCTACCACTACTTCGAGGAACTCGATGGGCTCCGTCTCAGTATCCTCCGGTGTTGCGGGTCGCCATGTAGGAAACCCTCTACTTGATGAACAACAAAACGGAGGATCACAGAACTCGATTGACGTCGTGACTCCCGTCAACCCTTTTGGAGAATTTGATTCAGTCCCTCAGAGTTCGTCGTCGCAAGAGAAAATTGATATGGGTGCCAACAGTCTGCAGCCAGTTACGCGATCCGTCTCAATGGACACACCATTAATGAATTCCCTCGCTGTTAGAATCGAGCCAGGACAAGCAATCTTTGATAAGGATGGGAAAGATGCAAACTTTATTGGAGGGAGTGCAGGAAAGGGTACTTCCTTCAAAGAGCTTGCGAATCAGAAGGATCCTTCTGATATTGAAAGATCAGTTTCTACCAATGGAAGAGGATTCTTTTTCTCAAGACATGGGCGGGTTGCCAGAATACACAGTATGCATATTTAA